Genomic DNA from Burkholderia plantarii:
ACACGGTGGCCTCGGACACCCCCACGCGCTGCGCGATCTCGGCCGCCGTGGCGTGTTCGTAACCTTTCTCCGCGAATACCTCGCGCCCGGCGCGCAGGATGTCCTGCACGCGCTGCTGCGACTTGCGTCCGGCGGGCGCGCGGCTGCCGTCGGCGCGCTCGGACTTGACGGGGCTGCTCGTCATGATGGATTCACGTTCCGCTCGATCGATCCGGCCGATGATAGCCGAGTCCGGCTAAAAAATTGAGTAACACTCAAAAAACAATTGACGCGCCATCGGGCCAAGCGCGACACTAGCCGCCATCAAACGGCATCGTTCAATCGATCGGCGCCCGGACAATTCTGAGCAAAACTCAGATCGACAGGCAGCACCGGATCGGCCGAACGCACTTTCTGGAATCGGAGGAGGAGACATGAGCAACCTGCCCGGCGTGCAATTCATGCTCGGTGAGGACATCGAGATGCTGCGCGACGCGATCGCGACGTTCGCCGCGAAGGAGATCGCGCCGCGCGCGGCCGAGATCGATCGCACCGACCAGTTCCCGATGGACCTGTGGCGCAAGTTCGGCGAGCTCGGCGTGCTCGGCATGACGGTGGGCGAGGAATACGGCGGCGCGAACCTCGGCTACACGGCGCACATGGTGGCGATGGAGGAGATCTCGCGCGCCTCGGCGTCGGTCGGCCTGTCCTACGGCGCGCATTCGAACCTCTGCGTGAACCAGATCCACCGCAACGGCAGCGAGGCGCAGAAGCGCCGCTACCTGCCGAAGCTGATCTCGGGCGAGCACGTGGGCGCGCTGGCGATGAGCGAGCCGAACGCGGGCTCGGACGTGGTCAGCATGAAGCTGCGCGCCGACAGGCGCGGCAGCCACTACGTGCTGAACGGCACCAAGATGTGGATCACGAACGGCCCCGATTGCGACACGCTCGTGGTCTACGCGAAGACCGAGCCGGAAGCGGGCGCGCGCGGCATGACGGCGTTCATCGTCGAGAAGGGCATGAAGGGCTTCTCGGTGGCGCAGAAGCTCGACAAGCTCGGCATGCGCGGCTCGCACACGGGCGAGCTGGTGTTCCAGGACGTGGAAGTGCCGGAAGAGAACGTGCTGGGCGAGGTGGGCAGCGGCGTGAAGGTGCTGATGAGCGGGCTCGACTACGAACGCGCGGTGCTGGCGGGCGGCCCGACCGGCATCATGGCGGCCTGCCTCGACGCGGTGGTGCCGTACATCCACGACCGCAAGCAGTTCGGCCAGTCGATCGGCGAATTCCAGCTGATCCAGGGCAAGGTGGCCGACATGTACACGAACTTCCAGGCCTGCCGCGCCTACCTGTACGCGGTGGGCCGGCACCTGGACGCGGCCGGCAGCCAGCACGTGCGCCAGGCGCGCAAGGACTGCGCGGGCGTGATCCTCTACACGGCCGAGCGCGCCACCTGGATGGCGGGCGAGGCGATCCAGATCCTCGGCGGCAACGGCTACATCAACGAATACCCGGTGGGCCGGCTCTGGCGCGACGCGAAGCTCTACGAGATCGGCGCGGGCACGAGCGAGATCCGCCGCATGCTGATCGGCCGCGAACTGTTCGCCGAGACGGCCTGAGCGCCGCGCGGAGCCGACACGATGCCGATCCTCGAATCGAAACTGAACCCCCGCTCCGACGAATTCCGCGCCAACGCGGCCGCGCTCGACGCGCTGGTGGCGGACCTGCGCGAGAAGGTCGCGCGGCTCGCGCTGGGCGGCGGGCAGGCCGCGCGCGACAAGCACGTGGCGCGCGGCAAGCTGCTGCCGCGCGAGCGCATCGCGCTGCTGCTGGACCCGGGCTCGCCGTTCCTCGAACTCTCGCAGCTCGCCGCGTTCGGCATGTACAACGACGACGCGCCGGGCGCCGGCATCATCACCGGCATCGGCCGGATCGCCGGGCGCGAGTGCGTGATCGTCTGCAACGACGCCACCGTGAAGGGCGGCACCTATTACCCGGTCACGGTCAAGAAGCACGTGCGCGCGCAGGAGATCGCGGCCGAGAACCGGCTGCCCTGCGTCTATCTCGTCGATTCGGGCGGCGCGAACCTGCCGAACCAGGACGAGGTGTTTCCCGATCGCGACCACTTCGGCCGGATCTTCTACAACCAGGCGAACCTGTCGGCGGCCGGCATCGCGCAGATCGCCGTGGTGATGGGCTCCTGCACGGCGGGCGGCGCCTACGTGCCGGCGATGAGCGACGAATCGATCATCGTCAGGGAGCAGGGCACGATCTTCCTGGGCGGCCCGCCGCTCGTGAAGGCGGCCACCGGCGAGGAAGTCAGCGCCGAGGATCTGGGCGGCGGCGACGTCCATACGCGGCTGTCGGGCGTGGTCGACCATCTGGCGCAGAACGACGCGCACGCGCTCGCGATCGCGCGGTCGATCGTCGGCAACCTCGGCGCGAAGGCCGCGCCGCCGCTCGCGCCCACCGAACCGCTGCCGCCGCGCTACGACCCGGCCGAGCTGGCCGGCGTGATCCCGGCCGATACGCGCAAGCCGTTCGACGTGCGCGAGGTGATCGCGCGCATCGTCGACGATTCGGCCTTCGACGAATTCAAGGCCCGCTTCGGCACCACGCTCGTCACGGGCTTCGCGCGGATCTGGGGCCATCCGGTCGGGATCGTCGCGAACAACGGCATCCTGTTCTCGGAATCGGCCGTGAAGGGCGCGCACTTCATCGAGCTGTGCTGCCAGCGCAAGATCCCGCTGGTGTTCCTGCAGAACATCACGGGCTTCATGGTGGGCCGCAAGTACGAGAACGAGGGCATCGCGCGGCACGGCGCGAAGATGGTCACGGCGGTGGCCACGGCCAAGGTGCCGAAGTTCACGGTGATCATCGGCGGCTCGTTCGGCGCGGGCAACTACGGCATGTGCGGCCGTGCCTACTCGCCGCGCTTCCTCTGGATGTGGCCGAACGCGCGCATCTCGGTGATGGGCGGCGACCAGGCCGCCTCGGTGCTGGCCACGGTGCGCCGCGACGGCATCGAGGCGAAGGGCGGCAGCTGGTCGGCCGACGAGGAGGCCGCGTTCAAGGCGCCGATCCGCGAGCAGTACGAGCGGCAGGGCCACCCGTACTACGCGAGCGCGCGGCTGTGGGACGACGGCGTGATCGAGCCGGCCCGCACGCGCGACGTGCTCGGGCTCGGGCTGGCCGCCGCGATGAACGCGCCGATCGAGGACACGCGTTTCGGCGTGTTCCGGATGTAAGGAGGCAGGCATGCGATACGAGACGATTCGCGTCACCGACCAGCAGCGCATCGCCACGGTCACGCTGGCGCGGCCCGAGGTGCGCAACGCGTTCAACGAGACGACGATCGCGGAGCTGACCGCCGTGTTCGGCGAACTCGACGCCCGCGACGACATCCGCGCGGTGGTGCTGGCCGCCGACGGGCCGGCGTTTTGCGCCGGCGCGGACCTGAACTGGATGCGCCGCATGGCCGGCTACACCGACGACGAGAACCGCGCCGACGCGCGCCGGCTCGCGCGCATGCTGGAGGCCGTCTACCGCTGCGGCAAGCCGGTGATCGCGCGCGTCCACGGCGACGCCTACGCGGGCGGCGTCGGCCTGGTCGCGGCCTGCGACGTCGCGATCGCCGCCGCGCCGGCGCGCTTCTGCCTGTCGGAAGCGCGGCTCGGGCTGATCCCGGCCACCATCGCGCCCTACGTGGTGCGCGCGCTCGGCGAGCGCGCCTCGCGCCGCTACTTCACCACTGCCGAGGTATTCGACAGCGCGCGCGCCGCGCAGCTCGGGCTGATCCACGAGGCGGTGCCGGCCGAGGCGCTCGACGCCGCGATCGCGCAGCTGGGCGAGACGCTGCGCGCCAACGGGCCGGCCGCGGTGCGCACCGCCAAGCGGCTGGTGGCCGAGGTGGCCGGCCGCGCGCTCGACGACGCGCTGATCGAGCAGACCGCCGACTGGATCGCGGCCACGCGCGCCGGTGCCGAGGCGCGCGAGGGCATCGCGGCGTTCCTCGACAAGCGCACGCCGTCATGGCGCGAATGAGGCCGGCGCGGCGGCATCCCGGCGGCGCGGATTGCCCGCGCCCGAACCGCCGCTGATCCGCCGTCACGGCCTTTCCGAACCCCGATTACCGAATCCCGACCGACCATGTTCGACAAGATCCTGATCGCCAATCGCGGCGAAATCGCCTGCCGGGTGGCGGCCACCTGCCGCCGTCTCGGCATCGCGAGCGTCGCCGTCTACTCGGACGCCGACGCGAACGCGAAACACGTTGCCGCCTGCGACGAGGCGGTGCCGATCGGCGGCGCGGCCGCCGCGGACAGCTACCTGCGCGGCGAACGCGTGATCGCGGCCGCGCTGGCCACCGGCGCGCAGGCGATCCATCCCGGCTACGGCTTCCTGTCCGAGAACGAGACGTTCGCCGAGGCCTGCGCGGCCGCCGGTCTGGTGTTCATCGGGCCGCCGGTGCAGGCGATCGCGGCGATGGGCTCGAAGGCCGCCGCCAAGGCGCTGATGCAGCATGCCGGCGTGCCGCTCGTGCCGGGCTATCACGGCGCCGACCAGGACCCCGCGCTGCTGCACCGCGAGGCCGACGCGATCGGCTATCCGGTGCTGCTGAAGGCGAGCGCGGGCGGCGGCGGCAAGGGCATGCGGGTGGTCGAGCGCTCGGCCGATTTCCCGGCCGCGCTCGCCTCGTGCCAGCGCGAGGCCGCCAGCAGCTTCGGCAACGACCGCGTGCTGATCGAGAAATACCTGCTGCGCCCGCGTCACGTCGAGGTGCAGGTGTTCGGCGACATGCTCGGCAACACCGTCTATCTGTTCGATCGCGACTGCTCGGTGCAACGGCGCCATCAGAAGGTGCTCGAGGAAGCGCCGGCGCCGGGCCTGCCCGACGCGCAGCGCCGCGCGATGGGCGACGCCGCGGTGGCGGCCGCGCGCGCGGTCAATTACGTGGGCGCCGGCACCGTCGAATTCATCGTGACGGGCGAGCAGTTCTACTTCATGGAGATGAACACGCGCCTGCAGGTCGAGCACCCCGTCACCGAGATGGTGAGCGGGCTCGACCTCGTGGAATGGCAGTTGCGCGCCGCGTCCGGCGAGCCGCTGCCGCTGCGCCAGGACGCGCTGCGCGTGAGCGGCCACGCGATCGAGGCGCGGCTCTATGCCGAGAACCCGGCGCGCGGCTTCCTGCCGTCCACCGGCACGCTCACGCACCTGCGGCTGCCGGAGGGCGTGGAGTTCGCGACCGGCGCGGCCGTGCGCGTGGACAGCGGCGTGCGCGAGGGCGACGCGATCACGCCGTTCTACGACCCGATGATCGCCAAGCTGATCGTCCACGGCGCCGATCGCGACGAGGCGCTCAAGCGCTTGGCGCGCGCGCTGCGCGACTGCGAGGCGGTGGGGCTCGCGACCAACGCGGCGTTCCTGCAGCGGATCGTCGAGAGCGTGCCGTTCGCGAGCGCCGACCTCGATACCGGGCTGATCGAGCGTCATCACGACACGCTGTTCGCGCCGCGCGCGCTGGCCCCGGTGGCGGTCGCGCTGGCCTGCGCGGCGCTGCTGGCGCGCGAGCGGGCGGCGGCGGGCAATGGCGTGATCGGCAGCGCCGTCACGCAGGGCGCCTCGCCGTGGCGCGCGCTGCCGGACTGGCGGCTCAACGGCGGTCACACGCGCACGCTGGCCTGGCAGCCGGCCGATCAGGAGGCGGCGGTGACGGTTCGCTACGAACGCACCGAACATGGCGAGCAGCTCGCGATCGGCGACGCGGCGCCGGCACCGTTCGCGTGGCGGCACGGCGCGCACGCGCGCGAGTTCGTCGTGACGCTGGGCGACGAGCGCGGCGCCGGCCGCGTGGTGGCCGAGGCCGACACGTTCCATGTGTTCGCGCAGGGCGCGGCGGACACGCTCGAATGGCTGAACCCGCTCGCGCATGCCGGCGACGCCGAGCACGGCGGCGGCCGGCTGACCGCGCCGATGCCGGGCAAGGTGATCGCCGTGCTGGTCGAGCCGGGGCAGGCGGTGGAGGCGGGCGCGCCGTTGATCGTGATGGAGGCGATGAAGATGGAGCACACGATCGGCGCGCCGAGCGCGGGCGTGGTGGCCGAGGTGCTGTATGCGGTCGGCGATCAGGTGGCGGACGGCGCGCAGCTGATCACGCTGGAAGCGGCGGCCTGAAGGCGCCGCTTGAACTGGCTACCTGAGCTGGCTACCTGAACGGGCTGCCTGAGCTGGCGGCTTGAAGGCGCCGTTTCGGGCGGCGAGCCGCTCGGCGGCGGCCTGCCGCCCGCGATCTACTCGCCGGGCGCCGAACGCTGCAGCGACGCCAGCCTGGTGCGCGCGCGATCGGACAACGGCTTCGAACGGCGCGTTCCGCTATCGATCTGGACGATGACGGTCTGGGCGAACGCGGCGCATGTGTCGTCCTGGAACAGGCACTGTTCGAGCTGGATCGAGGCGCGGCCGATCGAGGCGATGCGCGTCGCGATTTCCACCGTGCCGGGCCAGCGCAGCTCGGCGCGGAATTCGAGCGACAGGTTGGCGATCACGAACTCGCCATCCGGGTCGGCGAGCGGTTCATGCGTGCCGTAGAGAATCGCCACGCGACCGGTTTCGAGGAACGTCGCGAACACGGCGTTGTTCACGTGCCCTTGCCGGTCGGTATCGGCGTAGCGGATCGTGTCGAAGCCCCGGATCGGGAAGTCGTCCGGCGTCGGGCTAGTCACGTGGGCTCCGTGCCCGCAGGCCGTGATGGGTGGGCGCGTGTCTCGCGATGCCACCGAACAGGTCGAACATGCGTTCGCGCCACGCGTAGGCGGGATCGTCCGGGGCGAGCAGATCGAGGTCGGTCACGCAATGGCCCCACATGAACATGCCGAATACGCAGTAGTCGGCGTAGTTCGGCGAGCTGCCGGCCAGGAACGGTTGACGCCTCAGCGTCGCGCGCAGCGGCGTGAGCACGCGCTTGAGATCGCCGAGGAATTCCGGGCGGCGCGCCCTCAACGTCTCGAACGTCATCCCGAGCCGCGCCTCGCGCGACGAACGGAAATACGACTGATCCTTGGCGGGCAGCACCGCGGGGATGTCCGGGGCGAGCAGGCGGGCGAGCACCGGCAGCAGCGCCGTGTCGGCCCATTGATTGACGAACGCGCAGGCGGCCAGGTCGCCGTTGCGGCCCGCGAGGGAGGGCCGGTCCGGAAAGCGTGCCTCCAGGTGCTGCGCGATGCGCCACGAGTCGCTGACGGGCGCGCCGTCGTCGATCAGGACGGGCACGCATTCCTGCCCCGAGAACGCGATGCTCGATTTCTCGGTGAAATGCCACGGCACGGCTTCCGCGCTCAGATCCTTGTGGGCCAGCGCCATCCGGATCTTCCAGCAATGCGGACTGAAGCGCAGTGCCTGATCGGCGCCGGCCAGTTCGAACAGGATCAATCCCGAACCGCTCATGTCTTCCTCCCGGTCCGGCGCGGCGAATCCGAACGCCGCCCGGACGAATGTCGATGCGACCGTGCCGTTACGGCGGTCGCCGTTGGTGATGCCGCCGGTGACGCGACCGGCGTGGACAGCGGCCCGAACCGGCGCCGCGGGTGCGGAAAATCATCCGGAATCCGTCGCCCCGGCCGTTCACGCGTCGAGCATGTCCCGGACGCCATGGTCGCGATCCGCCGGCGCAATGTCCAGTATGCGATAAAGCGGGCCGACGGCGGCGTCCGAACGATGTGTCAGGGGGCGGGTGCGCGGCAATGATGATTCTGCCGCGCCGCCGGTGTGGCGCCGCCGTGGATCGGCAGGTCCGGCGAGACGGCCGGCGGCGCCCGGGCGAGGCCCGCGATGCCGTGCGGACAGCAATTGCAGGCTGCTGCTCGGCCCGCGGATCGCGGAGCCGAAGCCGCCGTGGATCCGGCTATCCTGACACGACACGGCGCCGGCCGATGCAGGGTCTCGCCGCGTTCGCGAATCCCGCGTCGATTCGTTCCGCAGGCGGCACCGGTTCGCGCAAATCGGGCCGATTCGAACCGGAATTGGCGAAAAAACGCGCGCCATGCCGTGGAAATCGTGCTCGCGGTGCCGGAAACGCGCGAGAATCCGCCTGTCGTGGCAAGCAGGTGCGGAGGAATCCATGGAAATGTCTCGCTCGAGGTCGGGTGCCGTCGCGGTCGTGCTCTGGGCGGTGCTGTATCTCGCGAGCGCTCAGCTGTCCCATCAACTGAACGGACCGGTCGACCTACCCGGCTACATCTGGCTGCCGGCCGGCGTCACGGTGGGCGCGTTCATGCTGCGCCCGCCGCGCGAGTGGCTCACGCTGGCGCTCACCTTCCTCGCGGCGCAGCTCGTGGTGGCCGCGATCGAGCACGACAGCTACCTCGACTCGCTGGTGTTCGCGCTGATCGCGATCGGCTCGGCCGCGCTCGCGGTCTGGCTGGTACGGCGCGTGCGGCTCTCGCTCGAGGGCCTGTACTTCCTGCGCTCGATGATCTCGGCCGCGCTGCTGACGAGCCTGTTCGGCGCGCTCGCGAGCGGGGCGTGGTGCGCGTTCGTGAAGGGCTCCGCGTTCCGCGACGTCGCGCTCGTCTGGGCCGCCTCGGACTTCGTCGGGATCCTGCTGGTCGCGCCCGTGCTGGCGTCGTGGTCGCGCTTTCGCGCGCATCGCTCGGGCGACCACGAGCGCTTCGACGTCGGGCTCGGCATCGTGTCGTTCGCGCTGCTGGTGGCGGGCGCCTGGGCGATCTTCGACAGCGGCGGTGCCGGCGGCGCGCCCGTCGGCGCGATCGGCTTCGCCGTCACCTACATCCCGCTGTTCCTGACGGTCGCCGTGACGGTGCTGCTGGGCGGCCGCGCGGGCTCGCTGTCGGTGCTCGTGCTGGCCGTGATCGTGATCCTGCAGACCGCGGCCGGCGACGGGCCGTTCTCGCTGCTGGAAGCCTCGCGCGGACGCTCGCTGCTGGAAGCGCAGCTCTATCTGGCGGTGGCTTCGCTGCTGGTGCTGACGGTCAGCACGCTGAAGACCGGCAACGAACGCGTGAACGCGCGCGCCGACACGCTCGCCAGCAACATCGAGCTGGCGCTCGCGAGCGCCGACCAGGTCGCCTACGTGCTCGATCCGGTCACGCAGACGCTCGAATGGAGCGGCGACCTGCAGCGCGCGTTCGGACCGGGCGCCGAGGCCGCGCAACTCGCAAGCGTGGCGCGCGTGCTCGACCGGCTGGCGCCGCGCGATCGCGACGCGCTGCGCCGCCACTGGCGCGCCGGCGCGGCCGACGAGTCGGGCGAGTCGGGCGAGTCGGGCGAGGCGATCAGCTTCGGCATCGTGCAGCCGGACGGCGCGATCCTGCGCGTGACCGACCGCGGCGCGCCGCTGAGCTACGCGAACCTGGACGTGACGGTGGTGGCGGGCGTCTGGCAGATCGTGCGCGAGCCCGCCGGTGCGGCCGGCGCCTGAGCGGACGGCCCGCATCATGACCGGCCGCACCGGCGTCCTGCTGATCCACGGGCTCGGCGGCACCGAATACGATCTCGGCTCGCTGCACAAGGCGATCCGCCGGGCCGGCGGCGACGCGCACATCATCACGCTGCCCGGCCACGGCACGCGGCCCGAGGATCTGGCCAAGGTGCATGCCGAGACGTGGCTCGACGCCGTCACGGCCCAGTACCGCGCGCTCGAGGCCGAGTACGACACGCTGCACGTGGCCGGCATGTGCATGGGCGCGCTGGTCGCGCTGCTGCTGTGCCACCGCGTGCAGCACGCGAAGGGGCGCCTCGCGCTGCTGGCCGCGCCGGTCTACATCGACGGCTGGTCCACGCCGTGGTATCGCGCGCTGCGCTACCTGCTGTACCAGGTGCCCGGCGTGACCGAGCGCATGCGCGTGGAGGAGGGCGAGCCGTTCGGCATCAAGAACCCGGTGATCCGGGCGCTCGTGAAGAAGAAGTTCGCGCGCCAGGACAGTTTCCACTACCCGTGGGTGCCGCTCGTGACGATCCGCCAGGTCGACCGGATGCGCGGCTGGGCGCGCGCGGCGGCGCCCGATACGCGCTGCACGACGCTGATCCTGCACGCGCGCGAGGACGAACTGACGAGCCTGCGCTCGGCGCGCTTCCTCGAGGCCGCGATGCCCGACGCGCGCTGCATCGTGCTCGATAACAGTTATCACATGATCTGTGCCGATAATGACCGCGACGCCGTCGCGCGGCACGTGCTCGAGTTCTTCGGCTTCGATCCGGCCCACGCGGTGAGCCCGGCGATGGCGCGCCGGCTGGCGCGCGGGGGCGGCTCGGGCGAGGCGGCGCCGGACGTGCCCGACGGTACGCCGTAAGCTCGGGCGCCGCGCCGGTCCATCCTCTTCCCGGCGGCGTCGCGGCGTGAGCGCCCGCCCGCATGCCCGTGTTCGTGGCCGCCCGCCCCCGCAAGCGTTGTCCGCGCGCATCGCCGCGTGCCGCGAGCGGTCGGCGGCACCGTGCCGCTGCGCTATGATCACGCCTTTTGATCGCGCCGCCCCCCGGCGCGAGCGCCTTTCCGACTCTCCGATGACACGACGATTGCCCGCGGCCGCGCTGCGACAACTCCCGCGCACGACCGCGCTGCACCGCCGGCTCCGCCTCGGCCTGACCATGATGGCCGCGCACGCGGCAGCGGCCGCGGCCGCGCCGGCCGAGGTTCCCGCCACGGCGGCCACGGCGGCCGCCGCCACGCGCGCCTCGGCCACGACGCCGGCAACGGCTCCCGCCGCCCAGGCACTGCCCGTCGTCGACGTTTCCGCCGCCGCCGATTCCGCATGGCACGCACGTACCGCGTCGGTCACCGGCCGCGACGACGCATCGATCCGCGACACGCCCGCCTCGATCACGGTGGTGAGCGCGCAGCGCATCGCCGACCAGCAGGCCAGGACGCTCGCCGACGTGCTGCGCAACGACGCCTCGATCAACGCCGACTACACGCCGGTCGGCTACTACGGCAACTTCACGATCCGCGGCTTCCCGCTCGATCCGGCCAGCGCGATCCGCCAGGACGGCCTGACGCTGTCGGGCGAACAGAACGTGCCGCTCGAGAACAAAGCGCGCGTGGAGATCCTGAAGGGGCTTGCCGCGATCGACAGCGGCGTGCTCTCGCCGGGCGGCGTGGTGAACTTCGTCAGCAAGCGGCCCGAGAACGTGTCGAGCGTGACGGCCGGCGTGGACAGCCGCGGCTCGACCTCGGCCGCGGTCGATCTCGGCCGCCGCTTCGGCCCCGACAACCAGTTCGGGTTCCGTATCAACGCGGCGCGCGAGAACCTCCATTCCTACGTGGACGACGCGAACGGCCACCGCACGTTGGGCTCGATCGCGGCCGACTGGAACATCACGCCGCGCGCGAGCCTGCAGGTGAACGCCGAGTTCCAGAACTGGATCCAGCGCTCGGTGTCGGGCTACCAGCTGCTCGGCGGCACGGTGGTGCCGCCGGCCGCCTCGACCTCGAAGCTGCTCGGCGTGCAGCCGTGGGCGAAACCCGTCACCACCGACGCGCTGAACCTGAACGCGCGCTTCGACTACGCGTTCAACGACGCCTGGCGCCTGTACGTCACGGGCGGGCGCAGCCGCACCATGATCGACGACGACGTGGCGTTCGCCTACGGCTGCGCCAACGTGCCGAGCTGCGGCGCGGGCGGAACGTCGCCGTACTTCTTCTCGCAGAACGGCGATTTCGACGTGTTCGACTATCGCAGCCCCGCCGAATACCGTCGCAACGACGAGCTGCGCGCGGCCGTGGACGGCAAGTTCAGCACCGGCGTGCTGCGCCACGACGTGCTGTTCGGAGTGGGCGCGCTGCACCGCGTGGTCCGGCTCTCGAACGCCGTGTACGACTACGTGGGCAGCGAGAACATCGACGGGCCCGACCTCGCGTTCGATCCGTCGCCGAGCCAGACCAGCGCCTCGTTCCCGCAGCTCGACGCGTGGCAGGTGTCGCTGTTCGGCACCGACCGGATCAGCTTCGGCGAGCACTGGCAGCTGCTGGCCGGCGGCCGCCAGGTGCTGCTGCGCCAGCGCGCCTGGACCAGCCAGGACGGCCCGGCCGATCACACCGACCGCACCAAGTTCCTGCCGCAGCTCGCGCTGGTCTACAAGCCGGTCGTGCCGCTGACGTTCTACGGCTCGTACAGCAAGGATCTCTCGCTCGGCGACCAGGCGCCGGTGCGCGCGAGCAACGCCTACGCGTTCCTGCCGCCGCTCGAATCGACCGCCTACGAGGTCGGCGCGAAATACGACTGGGCCAACCGCGTGACGCTGACGGCCGCCGCGTTCTCGATCAGCCGGCCGTTCCAGTTCGCGCAGCCCGACGACTCCGACGCCGGCTACACCTTCGTGCAGCGCGGCCGCGAGCGCCACGACGGCATCGAACTCGGCGCCTCGGGCCGCCTCACCGAGCGGCTGGCGCTGAACCTGAGCGTCGCCGCGATCCGCGCGCGCGCCTACGATTCGGGCTCGCCCGCCTACGAAGGCCATCAGGTGATCAACGTGCCGGCCCTGCGCGCGACGCTGAACGCCGACTACGCGGTGCCGGGGCTGCCCGGCTTCGACCTGCTCGGCGGCATCGAATACAGCGCGAGCCGCAACGCGAACGAGGAGGGCACCGCGCGCGTGCCGGGCTGGATCGTGTTCAACGCCGGCGCGCGCTACACGACGAAGCTCGGCGGCCACCGCGTCACGGCGCGGCTGTGGGTCGACAACCTCTTCAACCGCTATTACTGGCGCGATGCCGGCGAGCAGCAGGGCGACGCCTACCTGTTCCTCGGCGCGCCGCGCACGGCCCGGATCTCGGTCACCTACGACTTCTGACCCGGCCCGCCACGTTCCCGGAGACTTCGCTCCCATGTCCCCCCTCGAAATCACCGGCGTGATCGTGAGCGCGCTGGCGATCTGGCTGGCCGCGCGGCGCAGCATGCTGTGCTGGCCGGTCGGGCTCGCCTCGGTCGCGCTCTACGCGTGGATCTTCTTCGATGCGCGGCTGTACTCGGACATGCTGCTGCAGGGCGCGTTCGCGCTGCTGCAACTGTACGGCTGGTATGGCTGGCTCACGCAGCGGCGCGACCGTGCCGGCGAGCCGGTGGTGCCGGAGGGCGGGGTGGGGCCGCGCCGGCTCGCGCCGGGGCTGGCCGCGGCCGTGGTGCTGAGCGCGCTGCTGGGCAGCGCGATGGCGCGCTGGACCGACGCATCGCTGCCCTACGTCGACGCCACGCTGACCGCGTTCAGCCTCGTCGCGCAATACTGGACCGCGCGGCGCTATATTGCGTCATGGCAGCTCTGGTGCGTGGTCGATACCGTCTATGTCGGCATGTTCGTGTTCAAGGCGCTGTACCTGACGGCCGGGCTCTACGCGCTGTTCGTCGCGCTCGCCGCGATCGGCTGGCGTGACTGGGCACGCGCGCTGGCCCGTGCGAACGCCTCGGCCGCCGCGGCTGGCCCCGCGCCGCGGCTCGACGGCGGGCCATGAGCGAACCATTTTCCGGAGATCCGCTGGTGACGTCAGAGTCTGATTCCGATCCCGCTTCCGCTTTGCGTGGCGCGCCCGACCATGACGACGCGGCGCTCGCGCCGCCGCAGTTCACCGTGGACGGCGAGGCGAGCGAGCGCGACTGGCCGCTGATCACGCGCGCCGAGCTGGATCGCGTGCTGGCCGGCTACCCTCGCGTGGGTGCGCTCGCCTCGCTGTCGTGGCACAGCCCGCGGCCGTTCTCGGCCGCC
This window encodes:
- a CDS encoding glutathione S-transferase family protein, with product MSGSGLILFELAGADQALRFSPHCWKIRMALAHKDLSAEAVPWHFTEKSSIAFSGQECVPVLIDDGAPVSDSWRIAQHLEARFPDRPSLAGRNGDLAACAFVNQWADTALLPVLARLLAPDIPAVLPAKDQSYFRSSREARLGMTFETLRARRPEFLGDLKRVLTPLRATLRRQPFLAGSSPNYADYCVFGMFMWGHCVTDLDLLAPDDPAYAWRERMFDLFGGIARHAPTHHGLRARSPRD
- a CDS encoding MASE1 domain-containing protein, producing the protein MEMSRSRSGAVAVVLWAVLYLASAQLSHQLNGPVDLPGYIWLPAGVTVGAFMLRPPREWLTLALTFLAAQLVVAAIEHDSYLDSLVFALIAIGSAALAVWLVRRVRLSLEGLYFLRSMISAALLTSLFGALASGAWCAFVKGSAFRDVALVWAASDFVGILLVAPVLASWSRFRAHRSGDHERFDVGLGIVSFALLVAGAWAIFDSGGAGGAPVGAIGFAVTYIPLFLTVAVTVLLGGRAGSLSVLVLAVIVILQTAAGDGPFSLLEASRGRSLLEAQLYLAVASLLVLTVSTLKTGNERVNARADTLASNIELALASADQVAYVLDPVTQTLEWSGDLQRAFGPGAEAAQLASVARVLDRLAPRDRDALRRHWRAGAADESGESGESGEAISFGIVQPDGAILRVTDRGAPLSYANLDVTVVAGVWQIVREPAGAAGA
- a CDS encoding alpha/beta hydrolase, whose protein sequence is MTGRTGVLLIHGLGGTEYDLGSLHKAIRRAGGDAHIITLPGHGTRPEDLAKVHAETWLDAVTAQYRALEAEYDTLHVAGMCMGALVALLLCHRVQHAKGRLALLAAPVYIDGWSTPWYRALRYLLYQVPGVTERMRVEEGEPFGIKNPVIRALVKKKFARQDSFHYPWVPLVTIRQVDRMRGWARAAAPDTRCTTLILHAREDELTSLRSARFLEAAMPDARCIVLDNSYHMICADNDRDAVARHVLEFFGFDPAHAVSPAMARRLARGGGSGEAAPDVPDGTP
- a CDS encoding TonB-dependent siderophore receptor, coding for MMAAHAAAAAAAPAEVPATAATAAAATRASATTPATAPAAQALPVVDVSAAADSAWHARTASVTGRDDASIRDTPASITVVSAQRIADQQARTLADVLRNDASINADYTPVGYYGNFTIRGFPLDPASAIRQDGLTLSGEQNVPLENKARVEILKGLAAIDSGVLSPGGVVNFVSKRPENVSSVTAGVDSRGSTSAAVDLGRRFGPDNQFGFRINAARENLHSYVDDANGHRTLGSIAADWNITPRASLQVNAEFQNWIQRSVSGYQLLGGTVVPPAASTSKLLGVQPWAKPVTTDALNLNARFDYAFNDAWRLYVTGGRSRTMIDDDVAFAYGCANVPSCGAGGTSPYFFSQNGDFDVFDYRSPAEYRRNDELRAAVDGKFSTGVLRHDVLFGVGALHRVVRLSNAVYDYVGSENIDGPDLAFDPSPSQTSASFPQLDAWQVSLFGTDRISFGEHWQLLAGGRQVLLRQRAWTSQDGPADHTDRTKFLPQLALVYKPVVPLTFYGSYSKDLSLGDQAPVRASNAYAFLPPLESTAYEVGAKYDWANRVTLTAAAFSISRPFQFAQPDDSDAGYTFVQRGRERHDGIELGASGRLTERLALNLSVAAIRARAYDSGSPAYEGHQVINVPALRATLNADYAVPGLPGFDLLGGIEYSASRNANEEGTARVPGWIVFNAGARYTTKLGGHRVTARLWVDNLFNRYYWRDAGEQQGDAYLFLGAPRTARISVTYDF
- the pnuC gene encoding nicotinamide riboside transporter PnuC — translated: MSPLEITGVIVSALAIWLAARRSMLCWPVGLASVALYAWIFFDARLYSDMLLQGAFALLQLYGWYGWLTQRRDRAGEPVVPEGGVGPRRLAPGLAAAVVLSALLGSAMARWTDASLPYVDATLTAFSLVAQYWTARRYIASWQLWCVVDTVYVGMFVFKALYLTAGLYALFVALAAIGWRDWARALARANASAAAAGPAPRLDGGP